GGTATGATAAGGATATTACATTTAGAAAAGAGAGAAGATGTTATGAAACTTCTAGGACTTGTCGGAACCAACTCCGCTCGCTCAACCAACCGCAAACTCTTGCAGTACATCAAACAGCATTTCGCTGACAAGGCAGATATTGAATTGGTTGAAATCAAGGACCTTCCAGTCTTCAATAAACCGGCTAATCGTGAACTGCCAGAAAGTGTTAAAGAATTAGTTGCAAAGATTGAAAGTGCTGATGGTGTCATCATCGGAACACCTGAGTATGACCACTCGATCCCCGCTGTTCTTATGAATGCACTAGCTTGGGTATCATATGGAGTCTACCCTATGCTTAACAAGCCGGTTATGATTACAGGTGCCTCATACGGAACACTCGGTTCTTCCCGTGCTCAATTGCAACTACGCCAAATTCTCAATGCTCCTGAACTCAAAGCTACTGTTTTACCAGATGAGTTCTTACTATCTAATTCCATGAAAGCCTTTGATACAAACGGTGAGCTCATTGATTTAGAAATCAGTCAAAAACTGGATGCCATTTTTGATGACTTCCGTCTCTTTGTCAAGATGACAAGTAAACTGTCTAGCGCCAAAGAGTTACTTCAAAAAGAAGCTGAAAACTTTGACTGGGAAAACTTGTAAGAGAGGAGAACAATCATGAAATTTGTCGGAATCGTCGGGTCTAATGCAGACCAATCTTATAACCGCATGCTATTGCAATTTATTCAACGCCACTTTAAAGTAAAATTTGAATTAGAGCTTTTGGAAATCAAAGATGTCCCAATGTTCAATCAGGACGAAGACCAGTCTAATAGTTTTGCGATCCAATACCTTTACAACAAAATCACACGTGCTGATGGTGTCATCATTGCTACACCTGAGCACAACCACACCATCACACCTGCTCTTAAAAGTACTCTAGAGTGGCTCAGTTTCAATTTACATCCATTTGAAAATAAACCAGTTATGATTATCGGGGCTTCTTACTACGACCAAGGAACGTCTCGTGCTCAAGTCCACTTGAGAAAAATTTTGGACGCTCCAGGTGTCAATGCCTACACGTTGCCAGGTAATGAATTCCTCCTTGGTAAAGCGAAAGAAGCTTTTGATGATAAAGGGAACATTATCAATGAAGGGACTGTGAAATTCTTGGAAAGCTGTCTAGACAACTTTATCAAGTATGTCGGCGTTGTATCTAAATTGAAACAACCCAAGCCAATTGCACCAGAAGATTTAGACTGTAACCATCCAATCGCAACGACCATCACAGGTGTGGATCCAGATGATCCAGACTGGTTGGAAAAAGCTGCCAAACAGGTCAATGCCGTTGAGGGAAATACCTATGTGAAATTGGACAACGGTCTCCTCACCGTAGACCAACTCAATATGTTCCTCAATGCGATGCCATTTGAATTGACCTATGCAGATGATAATAACCAATTCCTCTACTACAACAACAAGCACCAGGAGCCAAATACCATGTTGGGTAAACGGGTACTTGCTCAAGTAGGAAATCGCCTATCAACTGTCCACGGTACGCTACCTCCTGCCCGCATGAAGAATGTTGAATGGGTTGTCGGTACCTTGCGTAATGGTAACCAAGAATATGTTCGTACCATTGTACCCGGTACCCCTGCTGAAATTATCAATACCCACAACTACCAAGCTATGTACTATCCTGATGGATCCTACGCTGGTATCAATGAAATTATCTTTAATTTCAAACCATGGCTAGATTGGTATCTTGAAGCTACTGGTCAACGCTTAGTTGGTGGTTCGGGAACTGCCGCAGCTCCTGCACATGTTGACGCAACCTCTGGTGCATCAGATGCTGGTAGCGCCCCTGCTACTTCCACACCGACAGATGCAGATTCTGGTGCATCCGCTCACTAATCGTTCACATATAGGTGCTGGGCTTTCTGCCCAGCACCTCTTCTCAGAGTTCATGTCAACATCTCAGCGCAGTAGTTGATTGGCTTAAACAGTCTGGGGGACTGTTTAAGGTTGGAGATAGGATTTGCAAAGCAAATCACAGCAGTTCGTTTTTTACACTCCAAATCTAGCCTCTACGACTGGTGCGAACAGAGTTCGCTTCATTTCCAACCTCCAACTGTCTCCCAGACAGTTGGAGCTGTACGGGGGTGGGAGTAAAATAGTCCAGTGGACTATTTTAGCCCGAACCTACTGTTTGGAAGCGAGGGGAACTCTTTTTAAACTGGTCGAGTTCTTTCCCACTCCCATATTTTTCAAACAAAACATTGATCATGATTTCACAAGGAGTTCCTATGTCACCATTTCAAGAAAAAATTTCAGCTGCAGTTTCAAAAAAAGAAGCCCTTTTTGACGAAAGTCTAGGCCGCTATGCCTTGCGTTCTATGTATGCAGGAGCCTACCTGACTATGTCAACAGCTGTCGGTATTATCGGAGCAGACGTTATTGCCAGTCAATTTCCAAGTTTGTCGCGCTTTGTCTTTACCTTCATCTTTGCTATTGGGCTGGTTTTTGTTCTTCTTTTTGGTGGTGAATTAGCCACATCTAACATGATGTATCTCACAACTGGTGCCTACTATAAGCAAATTAGCTGGAAAAAAGTGACACTGATGCTGCTATACTGTACTTTCTTTAACTTTGTAGGCGCTACTATTCTAGCCTGGCTCTTCAATCAGTCCTTCTCCTACCTCAATCTCTCTGATAAGAGCTTTGTCGTCAATGCCGTTACCATCAAACTTGGAAAATCTGACTGGAGTAATTTTATTGAAGGGATCACGGCTAATATGTTTGTAAATATGGCAATCCTTGGCTTCATGCTCATCAAGGAACAGTCTGCTAAGTTCTTTGTCATCATTTCCTCCATTTTTATGTTCGTTTTCCTCATCAATGAGCATCTGGTCGCCAATTTCGCATCTTTCATGCTCCTAGCTTTTAACGCTACTCGAAGCAATGTCGAAGCCTTCAATATGATCAATATCCTTCGTCAATGGATTGTGGTCTTTTTTGGAAATTGGCTCGGAGCCGGTCTCTTTATCGGTATCGCCTACGCTTGGCTCAATCAAACCAAAACCAACCATATTGAGCAGTAAGCCTATCACAAAAACAGCCAAGATAAACCACGTCCTAAACGTTTAAGGATTGTGGTCTGCTTATCTTGGCTGTTTATTTTTCTATATATTATTCAAACACAAACTGATTGTGGTAGAGTTCGGCATAGAAGCCGTTGAGCTTGAGGAGTTGGCTGTGATTGCCTTGTTCAATCACCTTTCCGTCTTTGAGGACGATGATCTCATCCGCATTGAGAATGGTTTTGAGGCGGTGGGCAATGACGAAGCTGGTCCGTCCTGCGATAATGGCCTCCATGGCCTTTTGAATTTTGGCTTCCGTTACGGTATCAACGTTGGACGTTGCTTCGTCTAAAATCAAGACCTGTGGATCTGTCAAGAGCGTACGGGCAATGGAAATCAACTGTTTCTGACCTGTTGAGAAGACATTCTCATCATCGGTCACAAAGGTTTCATAGCCCTCTGGCAAGCTCATGATGAAGTCGTGGATATGGGTGGCACGAGCTGCGGTTTCCACCATTTCCTGCGAAATGCTCTCATCACCGAAGCGAATATTGTCCGCAATAGTACCCGAGAATAGCACCGACTCCTGCAAAACGATACCGACCTTATCCCGCAAGCTGTCCAAGTCATATTCCCGAATATTACGACCATCAAAGGCCACGCTACCACCATTGACATCGTAGAAGCGGTTAATCAAGTTCATAATGGTAGTCTTACCAGACCCCGTCGGACCAACGACCGCCACCATTTTGCCCTTAGGAGCAGAGATAGATACCTTGTCCAAGACCTTCTGACCTGGCAGGTAGCCAAAGTCAATGTCCTTGATTTCAACACCTTCTTTTAATTCGGTAAATAGCGGAGCGTTTTGAGGGCGAACTTCCTCAGGCTCATCAAACATTTCCTGAATACGATGAGCTCCTGTAAAAGCTAGCTGCAATTCTGCCCAGCTGGCAGCAACCTGCATGATTGGCTGGTAATACTGTTGCGAATACTGAACAAAGGTCACCACCAGACCAAGTGCGGCAGCTGTTTCCAGCGAGCTATCATTGAGAACAATGCTGGAGCCTGCAAAGATAACAATGGCAGTATTAACCAGGCTCATTCCGTTCATAAATGGGAAGAGAATCCCACCAAACAAGCGTCCCTTAAAGGTTGTGCGACGAACTTCTTCATTGAGTTCTAAGAAACCATCAATCGTCTCTTCCTGCACACCCTGTACAATAATCGCTTTTTGTCCAGAAATTTTCTCGTCCATGTAGGCATTGAGCTTAGATACCGCAGCCTGTTGCTTATCCGTATATTTCCGTGATAGGCGGATGATAAGGACCAAGGCAATCAAGGCAACTGGCGTAGAAGCAATGGTCACCAAGGCCAAGCGAGTATCCTGACGGAACATCATGATGACCATACCAATATAAAGAGCAATGTTGGTCACTACCTGGGTCAAAGACTGGTTAAAAGCATTTTGGATATTATCCAAATCACTGGTAAAGCGAGAAAGAATATCCCCGTCCTTGTGACTATCAAAGAAGGCAACTGTCAAACGTTCCAGTTTGCCAAACAAGCCCTTACGCATACGGTTGGTCGAATGAGCCACGATGCGCGTGAAGAGGAGGGTGTAAATCAAGGTTGCCACGACCGTCGCCGCATAGGCAAAGAAAAGATCGAGCATAACCCCGTTAAAATCAGACAGGTCAGGTTTGAAATCTGACTGACCCATTTGCACCGAAGCAAAGTAAGCTTGCCCGATTTTCCCCATCTCCGCAATGGCATTTCCAAGGAAAACAGGTGTCTTAACCTGCAAGTAGGTCGCTGTCACAATGGCTAGAAAAATCACAGCAAAGGACAGTTTATAGCGTTTAAAATAAAACCAGAAAAAACGTAACGTCTTCATCTATTCCTCCCTCCCTTTCTGTGTTTCGTAGATTTCACGGTAAACATCGTTCGTCGCTACCAGCTCAGCATGGGTCCCTTGGCCGATCAGACGACCTTCGTCAAGAACCAAAATCTTATCAGCCTTGACAACAGAAGAAATCTTCTGGGCAACAATGACAGTGGTTGTCCCCTTCAAATCATGGTTGAGAGCCTCTTGGACTAGTTTCTCAGACCTGGCATCCAGGGCAGAAGTTGAGTCATCCAAGACCAAAACCTTAGGCTCGCCAATCACCCCACGAGCAATGGACATCCGCTGCTTCTGACCACCAGAGAAGTTATTTCCACGTTCTTCTACTTGGCTCTCATAGGTATCATCCAAGCGGTCGATAAATTCTTTGGCTTGGGCAATACCTGCGGCCCGCTCCAAACGTTGCAAATCAGCACCAGGTGCCCCTTGACGCAGGTTGTCCGCAATGGTCCCCGAGAAGAGAATAGCCTTTTGCAAGACAATCGATACCGTATCACGCAGGGTGTTCTTGCTGACTTCTTTCAAGTCCCGACCACCGATGGACACCGTTCCTTCTTGCGGGTCAAACAAACGCGGAATCAGTTGGGCAAGTGTGGATTTACCCGCACCTGTTGCACCAACCACACCGACCATTTGCCCAGGCTCAATCTCAAATGAGATATTTTTCAAAGTCGGCTCTGTATCATGTGGATAGGTAAAGCTAACATTGTCAAAGACAATCTTACCAGTCAATTCTTCATCCGCCACATCCTTGAAGGTCATAGCAGGCTCCGTATCCAAGACCTCGCTGATACGCTTAATTGAAATCGCCGCACGAGAAGCCTGCATCCCCATGAAACTAGTCATGATGATAGCAAACATAATTTGCATGAGGTAGCTCATAAAGGAAGTAAAGCCACCAACTGCTTCCATGTTGGTTTTCAACATCCCAGACACCAAGTAAAGCGACGCAAAAATCGCCATATAAGAGATAAACATCATCAAGGGTTGCAAGATAGCAAAACCATAGCCGATAAAGAGATTGAGATCCAAGAGTTCATTGGATACCTCCTTGAATTTAGCGTATTGATTTTTCTCCTGAACAAAAGACTTGACCACACGGATTCCACGCAAATTTTCCTTGGCAATGCTATTCATCTTGTCCATAAGGGACTGGAATATCCCAAAACGTGGTCCCATTTGCCCCATGACAACTGCCATAATGGCCATAATCAAGACCACCATGAGAATAATCATCCACCAGAGTTCTGGCATGGTCCGCACTGCCATAATGAAGGCTCCGACAAACAGCAATGGAACCCGCATCAATACTGTAAAGAGCATCATGACAAGGTTTTGGATTTGATTGACATCGTTAGTCATCCGAACAACCAGGTTCCCTGCGTTAAACTCTTCGATATTGGCATAAGAGAAGCTTTGGATCTTCCGAAAGGTCTTCTCACGAATATCCGCAGATACTCCCTGAGAAATCTTAGCTGCTGAAATGGTATTGACAAGCCCTGCTAAAAGACCAATTCCAGCAATAATCAGCAGTAATTTACCCACACGAACAATTTCATCCTTGTCATTGGCCAAGACTGCTGTCAAGACATCCTGCAGATAACTAGGTTGCATTAAGGTCGTTGCTACGACAATCGACGTCAGTAAGACCGATGCTAAGGCGTACCATTTATAGCGTAAAATGGCTTCTTTAAACATGTTTCTTCTCCTTATAGTGTTGAATATTTTCTTTTAATTGATCGGCTACTTGTCTAACCAAATCAAATTCTTCTTTTTGAATACCCCAAAATAGAGAATGGTGCATTTCTTCATGGAAGGCTTTCAGGTGACAGATTTTCCCTTGTCCCTTCTCTGTCAAAACCAACTGCTTATAACGTTTATCAACCTGAGAAGGTAGGACTTGGATAAAGCCATTTTTCTCCATTCTCTTGACCAGATTGCTGGCAACCGATTTGGAAATCTTTAATTCCGCTTCTATATCTTTGACAAAGGTTTCAAGGTCTGACCGCTCCGCGATGAAACGCAAGGCCCAGCCCTGTGGACCAGCTAGGTGCTCTACATCGTATTCTTTAGCAATGGTTTCACTGATTTGTTCAATCTGATTGAGCAAGTTCCGAAAATCTGCAATGGTATGTCCCACAATAGCTCCTTTCCAATCAATTAATTAGCATGAGAACTATTATAGTTCTCTTAGGAACTATTGTCAATGATTTCATCTCCAATTTTCTGAAAATGGTGCCTATTTTCATACTATCTACTGTCAACATTTTTCTTTATCAAAGCAATATTTGACATGACTTGCAAGCTTTTATTTTTTGCTTATGGTATAATAGTAAAGAAATTAACTCAACTAGAAAGGATTTTCTATGACCAAACAAACTATTGCTATCTTGGGACCCGGTTCATGGGGGACTGCCCTGGCTCAGGTTCTCAACGATAACGGTCATACTGTCCGTATTTGGGGAAATATTCCCGAACAGATTGACGAAATCAATGAACACCATACCAATACCCGCTACTTCAAGGACATTGTCTTAGACGAAAATATCAAAGGTTACAAGGATTTGGCGGAAACTCTAGATGGAGTTGACGCTGTTCTCTTTGTTGTTCCAACCAAGGTGACCCGCCTGGTTGCCAAACAAGTTGCTCAAGCCCTTAAACACAAGGTGGTTGTCATGCACGCTTCCAAAGGGTTGGAACCAGATAGCCACAAGCGCTTATCTGAGGTCTTGGAAGAAGAAATTCCTGCAGATCTCCGTTCAGAAATCGTTGTGGTTTCTGGACCAAGCCATGCCGAAGAAACCATTGTCCGTGACTTAACCTTGATTTCTGCAGCTTCAAAAGACTTGGAAACAGCTGGCTATGTGCAAAACCTCTTCAGCAACCATTACTTCCGCCTTTACACCAACAATGATGTCATCGGTGTAGAAACAGCTGGTGCTCTTAAAAACATCATCGCAGTTGGTGCTGGTGCCCTTCACGGACTCGGATTTGGCGATAATGCCAAGGCAGCTATCATTGCCCGAGGCTTAACTGAGATTACCCGCCTTGGGGTTGCCATGGGAGCCAATCCCCTAACCTACAGTGGTCTGTCTGGTGTCGGCGACTTGATTGTTACAGGAACCTCTGTTCACTCACGCAACTGGAGAGCTGGGGATTTACTTGGAAAAGGGGAAAAACTCGAAGATATCGAAGCCAACATGGGCATGGTTATCGAAGGGATTTCTACTACCAAGGCAGCCTACGAATTAGCACAAGAATTGGGCGTTTATATGCCAATCACTCAAGCCATCTACAGCGTCATTTACCAAGGAGCTAGCATCCAGGACGCTATCAAAGATATCATGTCCGGCGAATTCCGCCATGAAAATGAATGGTCTTAATAAAAGGAGATACGATGACAAAAAAAGTTAGAAAAGCCGTTATTCCTGCTGCTGGTTTAGGA
The nucleotide sequence above comes from Streptococcus sp. 29887. Encoded proteins:
- a CDS encoding NADPH-dependent FMN reductase, encoding MKLLGLVGTNSARSTNRKLLQYIKQHFADKADIELVEIKDLPVFNKPANRELPESVKELVAKIESADGVIIGTPEYDHSIPAVLMNALAWVSYGVYPMLNKPVMITGASYGTLGSSRAQLQLRQILNAPELKATVLPDEFLLSNSMKAFDTNGELIDLEISQKLDAIFDDFRLFVKMTSKLSSAKELLQKEAENFDWENL
- a CDS encoding NAD(P)H-dependent oxidoreductase, with protein sequence MKFVGIVGSNADQSYNRMLLQFIQRHFKVKFELELLEIKDVPMFNQDEDQSNSFAIQYLYNKITRADGVIIATPEHNHTITPALKSTLEWLSFNLHPFENKPVMIIGASYYDQGTSRAQVHLRKILDAPGVNAYTLPGNEFLLGKAKEAFDDKGNIINEGTVKFLESCLDNFIKYVGVVSKLKQPKPIAPEDLDCNHPIATTITGVDPDDPDWLEKAAKQVNAVEGNTYVKLDNGLLTVDQLNMFLNAMPFELTYADDNNQFLYYNNKHQEPNTMLGKRVLAQVGNRLSTVHGTLPPARMKNVEWVVGTLRNGNQEYVRTIVPGTPAEIINTHNYQAMYYPDGSYAGINEIIFNFKPWLDWYLEATGQRLVGGSGTAAAPAHVDATSGASDAGSAPATSTPTDADSGASAH
- a CDS encoding formate/nitrite transporter family protein, translated to MSPFQEKISAAVSKKEALFDESLGRYALRSMYAGAYLTMSTAVGIIGADVIASQFPSLSRFVFTFIFAIGLVFVLLFGGELATSNMMYLTTGAYYKQISWKKVTLMLLYCTFFNFVGATILAWLFNQSFSYLNLSDKSFVVNAVTIKLGKSDWSNFIEGITANMFVNMAILGFMLIKEQSAKFFVIISSIFMFVFLINEHLVANFASFMLLAFNATRSNVEAFNMINILRQWIVVFFGNWLGAGLFIGIAYAWLNQTKTNHIEQ
- a CDS encoding ABC transporter ATP-binding protein, encoding MKTLRFFWFYFKRYKLSFAVIFLAIVTATYLQVKTPVFLGNAIAEMGKIGQAYFASVQMGQSDFKPDLSDFNGVMLDLFFAYAATVVATLIYTLLFTRIVAHSTNRMRKGLFGKLERLTVAFFDSHKDGDILSRFTSDLDNIQNAFNQSLTQVVTNIALYIGMVIMMFRQDTRLALVTIASTPVALIALVLIIRLSRKYTDKQQAAVSKLNAYMDEKISGQKAIIVQGVQEETIDGFLELNEEVRRTTFKGRLFGGILFPFMNGMSLVNTAIVIFAGSSIVLNDSSLETAAALGLVVTFVQYSQQYYQPIMQVAASWAELQLAFTGAHRIQEMFDEPEEVRPQNAPLFTELKEGVEIKDIDFGYLPGQKVLDKVSISAPKGKMVAVVGPTGSGKTTIMNLINRFYDVNGGSVAFDGRNIREYDLDSLRDKVGIVLQESVLFSGTIADNIRFGDESISQEMVETAARATHIHDFIMSLPEGYETFVTDDENVFSTGQKQLISIARTLLTDPQVLILDEATSNVDTVTEAKIQKAMEAIIAGRTSFVIAHRLKTILNADEIIVLKDGKVIEQGNHSQLLKLNGFYAELYHNQFVFE
- a CDS encoding ABC transporter ATP-binding protein; translation: MFKEAILRYKWYALASVLLTSIVVATTLMQPSYLQDVLTAVLANDKDEIVRVGKLLLIIAGIGLLAGLVNTISAAKISQGVSADIREKTFRKIQSFSYANIEEFNAGNLVVRMTNDVNQIQNLVMMLFTVLMRVPLLFVGAFIMAVRTMPELWWMIILMVVLIMAIMAVVMGQMGPRFGIFQSLMDKMNSIAKENLRGIRVVKSFVQEKNQYAKFKEVSNELLDLNLFIGYGFAILQPLMMFISYMAIFASLYLVSGMLKTNMEAVGGFTSFMSYLMQIMFAIIMTSFMGMQASRAAISIKRISEVLDTEPAMTFKDVADEELTGKIVFDNVSFTYPHDTEPTLKNISFEIEPGQMVGVVGATGAGKSTLAQLIPRLFDPQEGTVSIGGRDLKEVSKNTLRDTVSIVLQKAILFSGTIADNLRQGAPGADLQRLERAAGIAQAKEFIDRLDDTYESQVEERGNNFSGGQKQRMSIARGVIGEPKVLVLDDSTSALDARSEKLVQEALNHDLKGTTTVIVAQKISSVVKADKILVLDEGRLIGQGTHAELVATNDVYREIYETQKGREE
- a CDS encoding MarR family winged helix-turn-helix transcriptional regulator produces the protein MGHTIADFRNLLNQIEQISETIAKEYDVEHLAGPQGWALRFIAERSDLETFVKDIEAELKISKSVASNLVKRMEKNGFIQVLPSQVDKRYKQLVLTEKGQGKICHLKAFHEEMHHSLFWGIQKEEFDLVRQVADQLKENIQHYKEKKHV
- a CDS encoding NAD(P)H-dependent glycerol-3-phosphate dehydrogenase; translated protein: MTKQTIAILGPGSWGTALAQVLNDNGHTVRIWGNIPEQIDEINEHHTNTRYFKDIVLDENIKGYKDLAETLDGVDAVLFVVPTKVTRLVAKQVAQALKHKVVVMHASKGLEPDSHKRLSEVLEEEIPADLRSEIVVVSGPSHAEETIVRDLTLISAASKDLETAGYVQNLFSNHYFRLYTNNDVIGVETAGALKNIIAVGAGALHGLGFGDNAKAAIIARGLTEITRLGVAMGANPLTYSGLSGVGDLIVTGTSVHSRNWRAGDLLGKGEKLEDIEANMGMVIEGISTTKAAYELAQELGVYMPITQAIYSVIYQGASIQDAIKDIMSGEFRHENEWS